The segment aagcaaaaagaCAACATTCTTTTTTACCAACATGGGTAGTTTACCAAATCTACACGAACTTGAACAAATAGAGCGCAAACGCGAAAAACGCCGAGAACGTGAAATGCGTGAGCAATTGGCGAGAGAGGCGAGTCGTGAAAGAGAACGTTTAAATCAGAGAAAGGTATGTTTataatgacaaaaaaagagcaaaactatatttgtttacatatttatattaaattcatgcaaaaaatatttggtagTTAAGTACTCTTTGATACTGGAAATTATTGCCGGAATCCCTACGACATTATCGAAACTTCTTCTAACTTATGAATTCACttaaaaactatagtctacagtccagtctatagtcaagtcaatagtctagtctatagtctaatctatagtctagtctattgtctagtctatagtctagtctattgtctagtctatagtctagtctattgtctagtctatagtctagtatatagtctagtctatagtctagtctatagtctagtctatagtctagtctatagtctagtctatagtctagtctatagtctagtctatagtctagtctatagtctcttctatagtctagtctatagtctagtctatagtctcttctatagtctagtctatagtctagtctatagtctcttctatagtctagtctatagtctagtctatagtctagtctatagtctagtctatagtctagtctatagtctagtctatagtctagtctatagtctagtctatagtctagtctatagtctagtctttagtctagtctatagtctagtctaaaattagcctatagtcaagtccaccttaaacttttataaaatacctCCTCAATATAAACTCGTTattcctttaattttatatatttagttaaattgtcTGTCTTTGccaaaaatcaaatcaaaaatcattgattaacaTCAGCCCTAATTCTCATTTTACTCTTTGTGTTAAACAGAAATCTCTTAAATAAGTAAatctcttaaaattttcttttctttcttttagcaGCATTCAACCTACAATCCTTATTTAATGGCTGGTTTGGGTATCGGAGGCATTGCACCACACAATCCAACAGCAACTGGTGTTGGTGGTCCGAGTGCACCCGTTGCTGCACCTAACCCACCCGGTACTCTTCCAATTGGTGGGGCAGCCCTCTTAAGCTATGGTGCTGGTATGGGTGCGGGTAGCGTTGGTGCAGCCGCACTAAAACATCATGCCCACCAACATGGACCCCATCATTATCGTCATTCATTGACAAATCGACATCGTGTATTGCGTACACGAAGTTCGGGTGCAACACACAATATATGGGATGAACAGGCCTTGGAGGTGAGTAAGAGAAAATGTGTGCACAGGGATGtagaaattatttgtttactaataaatataaaaatatcgtaTGTATACGTGCagatttttatgaatgaatagCTCTGTAGTGAAgaaaaatcatttcaattttaaatacgtAAATGTGGTTAAATTGTGGCTTTATcattacaacaactacaaaatttaagcatcaaaaaagaaaaacacggGTAAACAAATGTTGCAGGATTATGTGGAATCAATTAAACGCAAACAAAAACTTTGACAGATGTATTAAGGTGGAgttttttctaatgaaatttggaGCAGTATAAGTTTCCAACTGATTCGATgatttgagttggcaatcaaataccaattaataatcagattagttaatctaaaaataaattgattctgatgttagTCAAGATTAAAcctcgcagtgttgccataaaaacaacagaaaaaatcactgtttgttatcaaaacaatgcatgttttataaaaaagaagaagacaattgcaaATGTacttaatatgaaaaattaaatttaaaacaaacaagtatgttttaaaaaacagtttttatttattttgtatctctgaacacatgtcacacataacatacacacaaacaaatataaactgtagcagaaacaaatattaaccgttgtactgtaataccaccgtcactctcaaacaaatatgagctgtattaccagcatattactgctttatcttcttgttcttgttttacccacttaccttcgtgagaacagagcagcatccaaacatacaaaaaaatacacagctgaataaaaccaaatacatctccacacgcacatgtacatctttatccaattcacagtgttgttgttgcttttataacaaagcatgaaaaaaatgtggcttttttgatgaaattttcagaggttgtctcggatttttgctcatatctccgttatttatagaccgatttagctgaatttaaatagcgatcttctcgaaagcatgtctaactgaattattgaagattcggatctcgccgatatctgatttcaacagacagacagacggacatggcttaatcgactccgctatctataaggatccagaatatatatactttatagggttagaaattattagaattatattatagtaattacaaacggaatgacaaacttatatatacccttctcacgaaggtgaagggtataaaaatattttgtaaagtcTCCATAACTTATACTAAttgataaatcaaacattttaatgtttattttaaaaacaattttgcatttcttgctcaagtttaagtCACCTCCATTGGGCACATAAACTAGCAAACTAAATTAGCTGGTTGAGTAtgcaaaaacaactttcgaatattacttttaatttaatccctaatccttcacctaaagattggccttTAGAGTTTACCACTAAAATAGAAGTTATTTACGAATCTCTTACAGTATAGTATAATTTTAGACCAATTTTAGACTTTCTTAAGTCTTCTTTCTTcttcaacaataacaaactttaattTCGAACTATTCGCGAATGTCCCAAAACCCAGATGATCAGTCGCTGTTTACTACTAAAATAGAGAAGTTAAATACAATCTTAGACCATCGATACACAATGAGCTCTCTTGAACACTAGAAAATTGAAactgaatattttatatactagactatagactggactaaacactaaactatagtgtagactacactctaaactagccaatagactataCTGACTAGGCTAAAAACTAGGTCATAAACAATAATATAGATTAAGACTAGGGgctacactttagactatatgctaggtagtcaattagttagttagttagtctatagtctagtatatagtctagtatatagcctagtctatagtctagtctatagtttagtctatagtatagtctatagtctagtttatagtctagtctagtctatagtctagtatatagtctagtctatagtctagtctatagtctattctatagtctagtctatagtctagtctatagtctagtctatagtctagtctatagtctagtctatagtctagtctatagtctagtctatagtctagtctatagtctagtctatagtctagtctatagtctagtctatagtctagtctatagtctagtctatagtctagtttatagtctagtctaaagtctagtttatagtctagtctatagtatagtctatagtatagtctatagtatagtctatagtatagtctatagtatagtctatagtatagtctatagtctagtttaaagtctagtctatagtatagtctatagtctattcaattgtatggtcaatagtgtagtcaatagtgtagtctattgtctacagtccaatctatagtctagttatttgtttagttagttagttgattagttagtatgttagttagttagttagttagttagttagttagttagttagttagttagttagttagttagttagttagttagttagttagttagttagttagttagttagttagttagttagttaattagttaattagttggttagtttattggttatttagttagttatcgAGATTATCGAAATCGTCCTAACTTAACCTACCAGATCttcgaaattgtaaaaagtaccctCTTAATATTTATGATTAGCTGTCAAAAGAAGTTCTGGTGTTACACTTTAGTTTGgggtaataatgaaaaaatatttcaattgaaaattacaAGAATTTTATTCCtggaatatttaaacaaaagttgttTACAAATAACAATGTCGTCAATTGAAAACAAAAggctataatatatttttcaaataaaggacatttaataagaattttaataattacaatttatcCTCCTTTTGCAGCATCTACCAGCCTATTCTCCCATATCGACTAGATCGCATCGTATCAATCCGGTATCATCATATCATGTACAAGCTGCCCTGGCAGCTTCACGTCGTCGAGAATCTATAAATAGTTCCATAGGAGCCACCTCGATACGACGACTAATAACTCTTAACAATCGTAATTGCCGGCATAAGATACCAGCTCATGTCAGACAGAAAGTTGGTAAATCTTTCACTTTTCTTGCCTTGGCTCATGGTCTGAAATGTGCTGTCCTAGTGCCAATATTTGGTTTACAAGGCTCCAATTCGGTATGGCATCATCGGGAAGAATGGCTGCAAGTAGGTCCTAATATTGGTTCTCTACTGCTCAGTGTGGGCTTACTTATATCTGCGTGCATGTGTCTGGTTACGCCTAAACTTATACATAAATTTGGTTATTCCCTGCTAATGGGTGCCAACTATGTGGCTGTGTGTTTATTTCTGCTGTGTCATTTATATCCCTCAATATATACTCTGCTGCCTGCTTATATACTATTCGGCTTGAGCCATAGTCCTTCGTTTATAAGTAAAATTGCTGTGGTTGTCCACTATGGCAGTAAACTGAGTTGTTCCCAGCATGAATGTACTCTGCTCTCTTCACATGCCTTGGATTCTTGGGAGGAGCATAAACTGTTTTGTAATCGTGATCAAAAAGTGAGACGTTTAGCTAGATGGTTTCATGCTTCCAAAGACTTTGGCATTATCATAGGCGCCATAATAGCTTCACTAGTATTATCGTGCACTTCAAGTGATTGGAATTGTCCGGGTGCAAATACAAAGCTACCTgctactactacaacaacaactactactgaGTCCAGTATTGCTAAACTTTTGCTACCAGCTACCAATTCTAGTGCACCTTTAGCGGCTGCTTTTCAATCATTTATACCCAGTACACCATATGTTTGGAATCATTTAAACGGCTTTAAAAATGAATTCTATAATCTAGATGAACATGGCAATCGCATTTGTGGTGCTGATATGTGTCCTCTGTGGCATAGTGATCTACAGGCGGAGAGTTATGCGGCAGGCAATGAAACCATATAttctaattttataaatgaGAAACCCCGAGAAGGCAGTTTTACTTTGATAGTGATATACTTGGTGTTTGCAACTGTTGCTTTGGTGTTCTCCGTATTGGTAGGTAAAATTCATGCCACTTTTCGTCATGAACGGATAAAGGGTATTACCGATACGCTACTATTCGCTGGTCCTTTGGCATATTTTATTGGTACCGAACAGGCTTATATTTTGAGTGACTTTTTGAGGGTGAGCTATAAGAAGAGTTAATTGAGAGTTCACAAGTTAAAGcttgatttttttctgttttacagGCCTTTGTTTCTTGCTCTTTGGGCATAAATATGGTACCAGGAGCTATAATAGGAATGGGTATAATGCAACTGATTGTGTCCGGAACTTTAAGTATGCTGCTGAGACATACTAAACGAATAGTGgtaatatgtaagtatataactaactaactaactaactaactaactaactaactaactaactaactaactaactaactaactaactaacaaactaactaactaactgactatctatctatctatctatctatctatctatctatctatctatctatctatctatctatctatctatctatctatctatctatcaatctatctatctatctatctatctatctatctatttatctatctatctatctatctatctatctatctatctatctatctatctatctatctatctatctatatatatatatatatatctatctatctatctatctatctatctatctatctatctcaagaaagctttaactatcAATATATTTCTTTGTAGAATAGCGAGCGACAGATTTCTTTACAGTAAAGCGAGAAATTTCTGTACAGAAAAGCTTGAAGTAGcgatatatttgtatatattaaagTATGAAGTAGCAAAAGATTTCAATAGGAAGGTTTGAACTTACGAGAGATTTCTACGTAGGAAAGCTTGAAGTAGCaagagatttctatagaaagctatAGTTAGCAAGAGATTTCTGTAGAAAGCTGTAGTTAGCAAGAGATTTCTCTTGCGGGAGGTTTCTTATAAGAAAGCTTGAGCTAACGATACATTTCTTAATAAAAGATTAAGCTAGCTAGAGATAGTTAGTTAAGTTTTGCACTGAAAAGAGAATTGCTTCCAGGAGATCATGGTAAAGAGGACTATTATATAGAAAACCGGTAAACTTAATTCCAACATTATATCCTTAATAacttaaattctttatattatCAAGACAAACATAAGTCCATTCTTATACCTGATAACATTGACAACGgattatatacataaacatttgtttttccatttaactaatttgtatatttcaccaaaataatttgaattctCTTATTTTCAGTGGCCGGTTTCTTCTTTCACTCATGCCTACTGCTGGCCCTCTCCACCTGGAAACCCTCTAGTGATGATAGTGCACTATTCTATGTCCTGGCCGCCTCATGGGGTGCCTGCAATGGTATGTGGGAGACACTATTACTCGCTCTTGTAACACTAAATCATGCAAATCATGTAGCAGAGGTAGCATCACCATTACAAGCGTTACGTTTCCTAGGTTTGGGTATAACATTTGCTGCACATGGTTTTATGTGTGAAACACCGAAAATCATAACATTAGTCATAATACTGGTGGTGAGTGTGTTGCCATATGCAATGTTGGAAATACGTTTGGAATCACAGCGCAAAGCTCAGCTAAATAACTTATGACGTAATCTATTCACATAGTCAAGAAGGCACAGTACTATGGCACGTACTCATAccatgtaaataaaagtaacaaGGACGAAATGTAGTTAGTGGCAGCATTAGTTAGTGGCATATTAAGGAATACCAATATGTGTGTAGTTAATTAATTGTAGTTAGcagtatttgtttaattaagaaattattagcTTAAGAGCTTTTgattattaaatatagaaataatgaaaaagctTTTCGAACATGAACAAGTTTTATGGCTTAAACAAAAGTTTGACTAATAGAtaagatataaaatttgttaagaagATTGTTAAAATAGATATAAACTAATGAAGATcaagtaatatttattaattattaatttaaaattaatttgttaaaaattttatataaacacttGATTATAGGAAAAGtagatattaaaaattaacaattaagctcttaaacttattaaaatttataatttctttcgTAAAAAGTTTATCTTTCATTTTCTTAAAGCTTTTACAAATGcgaaactttaaagttttaaaaagtaatctGGTAAACTTAGCATTacattaaagctttttattgacTTGTTTAAAACTTAGCCATGGGTAAGCTTAACAGTTAAGCTTTATGTTTAGAGCTTTTAGagctttaaatattatattgttaTAGATTAAACCACAGAAATAaatctaaaagctttttaaaaataaacttagaaGCTTACgttaaagttgttaaaattcccaaaattaaaattaacatttcaaaagtttttttttcacttgtcTCAAGCTTTGGCAGAATGCAAGCTTAACTTAATATTAAGCAAACTAACACACTAAAAGCTTTAGTAATGTGAAAGCTTAAAAGCTctgttttagaacaaaaaatattgttttgtaaccataatttatgtataattttaaagaacttttttctTGGATCTCCTAGATccttttattaaactttttacatAAAGATTTACAAgatcaaattaaaaacattcCCTAGGAGCTTAACATTAATTTACACAAtccatgtatatacatataattaggaagcaaaatttaaataaaaaattgttgcaaaatttttacgtatttttaaaaggaatagaaaacaatttgcatgtctttaatgtaaaattaaaactaaataataatatttaagaaactataaatatatatatatcagtattaaaaaaacaaatgttaacattttcacaaaaaaaaaaaacagaattaaatataataaatatattattaaatatatttaaataatataaaattaataataaaatatttagatatttataaagatttttaagttttattacaataataaaaaagaagaaaagttttaaaatgacTTTGGCCGTTTAGTAATAATTGCAAAATAACTTATAGCACCTAAAACAGTCACaagaaagctttaaagcttttacagaatagtatttttttctatacgaaagCTTTTGAGATAGTAAGAGACTTCTGTAAGAAAGCTTAAGATAACAagtgatttttgtaaaaaagcttgAGTTAACGAGCTATCTGATGGGAAAACTTGAGCAAGCAAAAGATTTTTACAAGAAAGCTTGTGctattaatatatttctttgtaGAAAAGCTTAAACGAGCTACAGATTTCTTTACAGTTAAGGTTAAAGGAGCGagaaatttctttatagaaaaaattgagcTAGCGAGAGATTTCTGTATAAGAAAGCATGAAGTATATATAAAAGCTTAAAGTAGCTAGAGATTTCTATAGGAAGGTTTGAACTAACGAGAGATTTCTATGTAGGAAAGCTTAAAGTAGCaagatatttcttttaaaaagctttagttAGCAAgagatttctttagaaagcttttGTTAGCAagagatttctttaaaatcctttgcaatggaatttttaaagaaagcttaAAGCAGCTAGAGATTTCTATAGGAAGGTTTGAACTAACGAGAGATTTCTATGTAGGAAAGCTTAAAGTAGCAAGAGgtttctttagaaagctttAGTTAGCaagagatttctttaaaaaccttTGCATtggaatttttatagaaagcttAAAGCAGCtagagatttctatagaaaggtttGAACTAACGAGAGATTTCTATGTAGGAAAGCTTAAAGTAGCAAGAGATTTCTTTTAGAAAGCTTTAGTTACCAAGATAGTTCTTTAGAAAGCCTTAGTTAGCAAGggatttctttacaaaactttgcaaagtaatttttatatatagaaagcTTTGGTTATCAAGAGATCTCTAAAAGCTGAACTAGCGGTaggtttcttatagaaaacttgatctAACGAtagatttctaaagaaaaggtTGAGCTAGCAAGAGATATCTGTATGTGAAAGCTGAAGttagaataaaatttcttaaaggaaATCTTGATCAAGTTTTTTAGAGTTAAGCTTGAGCATGCGAAGGAGTTTCTTATAGGAAAGTTTGAGCTAAGTtgatattccaaaaaaaaaagcttGAACTATAGAAGTGATTTCTTAAGCTATCGAAAGATTTCTATAGAGAACATGAAGCTAGTGATGATTTTTATTAGGAAAGCTTAAGCTAATGAGATATTTATTAAGATAAGCTTGAGCTAACGAtagatttctaaagaaaagattGAGGAAATCTAAAGCTTCGTAACAGGTTTCTTATAGTTAAACATGAGCAATTGATATTCCATAAAATAGCTTGAGCAATAGAAGTGATTTATACAGCTAACAAGAGATTTCTATAGAGAAGATGAAGATTTTTATTAGGAAAGCTTAAGCTAATGAGATATTTATTAAGATAAGCTTGAGCTACAGTTAGATTTCTATAGCAAAGTTTAAGTTAGAATGAGTTTGCTAAAGGAATGCAAGAGCTAGCGAAAGAAAAGGTTGAGCGTGAGAGAAGGGCTATCCATAGGATACTGTGAGCGAGCAAAGATAATCCTATAGATAAGCTTTAGATtacagactatattatagtcttaaatctggaatatagtctaatctttataAGGCTTATTCTTGattatattctaatatatagtccataAGATAACTATAGTAGggactatagcctaaactatagtctggacactct is part of the Lucilia cuprina isolate Lc7/37 chromosome 3, ASM2204524v1, whole genome shotgun sequence genome and harbors:
- the LOC111685935 gene encoding uncharacterized protein LOC111685935 isoform X2; the protein is MGSLPNLHELEQIERKREKRREREMREQLAREASRERERLNQRKHSTYNPYLMAGLGIGGIAPHNPTATGVGGPSAPVAAPNPPGTLPIGGAALLSYGAGMGAGSVGAAALKHHAHQHGPHHYRHSLTNRHRVLRTRSSGATHNIWDEQALEHLPAYSPISTRSHRINPVSSYHVQAALAASRRRESINSSIGATSIRRLITLNNRNCRHKIPAHVRQKVGKSFTFLALAHGLKCAVLVPIFGLQGSNSVWHHREEWLQVGPNIGSLLLSVGLLISACMCLVTPKLIHKFGYSLLMGANYVAVCLFLLCHLYPSIYTLLPAYILFGLSHSPSFISKIAVVVHYGSKLSCSQHECTLLSSHALDSWEEHKLFCNRDQKVRRLARWFHASKDFGIIIGAIIASLVLSCTSSDWNCPGANTKLPATTTTTTTTESSIAKLLLPATNSSAPLAAAFQSFIPSTPYVWNHLNGFKNEFYNLDEHGNRICGADMCPLWHSDLQAESYAAGNETIYSNFINEKPREGSFTLIVIYLVFATVALVFSVLVGKIHATFRHERIKGITDTLLFAGPLAYFIGTEQAYILSDFLRAFVSCSLGINMVPGAIIGMGIMQLIVSGTLSMLLRHTKRIVVILAGFFFHSCLLLALSTWKPSSDDSALFYVLAASWGACNGMWETLLLALVTLNHANHVAEVASPLQALRFLGLGITFAAHGFMCETPKIITLVIILVVSVLPYAMLEIRLESQRKAQLNNL
- the LOC111685935 gene encoding uncharacterized protein LOC111685935 isoform X1; this encodes MGSLPNLHELEQIERKREKRREREMREQLAREASRERERLNQRKQHSTYNPYLMAGLGIGGIAPHNPTATGVGGPSAPVAAPNPPGTLPIGGAALLSYGAGMGAGSVGAAALKHHAHQHGPHHYRHSLTNRHRVLRTRSSGATHNIWDEQALEHLPAYSPISTRSHRINPVSSYHVQAALAASRRRESINSSIGATSIRRLITLNNRNCRHKIPAHVRQKVGKSFTFLALAHGLKCAVLVPIFGLQGSNSVWHHREEWLQVGPNIGSLLLSVGLLISACMCLVTPKLIHKFGYSLLMGANYVAVCLFLLCHLYPSIYTLLPAYILFGLSHSPSFISKIAVVVHYGSKLSCSQHECTLLSSHALDSWEEHKLFCNRDQKVRRLARWFHASKDFGIIIGAIIASLVLSCTSSDWNCPGANTKLPATTTTTTTTESSIAKLLLPATNSSAPLAAAFQSFIPSTPYVWNHLNGFKNEFYNLDEHGNRICGADMCPLWHSDLQAESYAAGNETIYSNFINEKPREGSFTLIVIYLVFATVALVFSVLVGKIHATFRHERIKGITDTLLFAGPLAYFIGTEQAYILSDFLRAFVSCSLGINMVPGAIIGMGIMQLIVSGTLSMLLRHTKRIVVILAGFFFHSCLLLALSTWKPSSDDSALFYVLAASWGACNGMWETLLLALVTLNHANHVAEVASPLQALRFLGLGITFAAHGFMCETPKIITLVIILVVSVLPYAMLEIRLESQRKAQLNNL